One Benincasa hispida cultivar B227 chromosome 5, ASM972705v1, whole genome shotgun sequence genomic window carries:
- the LOC120078225 gene encoding uncharacterized protein LOC120078225, with the protein MHAKSYSEVTSMDQSSPARSPRRPLYYVQSPSNHDVEKMSYGSSPMGSPPHHFYHASPIHHSRESSTSRFSASLKNNPNRNGNLSAWRKLHRPQDSDDDEEDDEDEENDDRDSKWNRKFRLYLFLFLLFVLLFTVFSLILWGASRSFHPQILIQSMVFEKFNVQAGSDPGGVATDLMSLNSTVRITYRNPATFFGVHVSSTPFHLQYYQLQIASGQMEEFYQKRQSSRRVKTSVAGHQIPLYGGISAIGNWRDQRQDGVGVEIPLNLTVAVRSRAYILGRLVKSTFHTTITCPITLSTKKLGKFHSFNNSCT; encoded by the exons ATGCACGCCAAATCGTACTCTGAGGTCACGAGCATGGACCAATCCTCGCCGGCGCGATCACCGCGCCGGCCGCTTTACTACGTGCAAAGCCCCTCGAACCACGACGTCGAGAAAATGTCGTACGGGTCGAGCCCAATGGGTTCGCCGCCGCACCATTTTTACCATGCTTCTCCAATCCACCATTCTCGTGAGTCATCCACTTCACGATTCTCTGCTTCGCTTAAGAACAACCCAAATCGGAATGGGAATCTCTCGGCTTGGAGAAAACTCCACCGTCCCCAGGATTCCGATGATGACGAGGAAGACGATGAGGACGAGGAAAACGATGATCGGGATTCGAAATGGAATCGGAAGTTTCGGCTgtacttgtttttgtttctgttgtttgttcttcttttcactGTCTTTTCCCTCATCCTTTGGGGCGCTAGCAGGTCCTTCCACCCTCAAATCCTTATTcag AGTATGGTGTTCGAGAAGTTTAACGTACAAGCAGGGAGTGATCCGGGTGGTGTAGCAACAGATCTGATGTCATTAAATTCAACGGTCAGGATTACGTACAGAAATCCTGCCACGTTTTTCGGTGTCCACGTCAGCTCCACTCCATTTCATCTCCAGTATTACCAGCTCCAAATAGCCTCTGGCCAG ATGGAGGAGTTCTACCAAAAAAGGCAAAGCTCTCGGAGGGTGAAGACATCGGTGGCAGGGCACCAAATCCCGCTCTACGGCGGGATCTCGGCAATAGGAAATTGGCGAGACCAACGACAGGACGGGGTTGGGGTCGAGATACCGCTAAACCTCACCGTGGCTGTGAGGTCTAGAGCTTACATTCTAGGGAGGTTGGTGAAGTCTACATTTCATACAACAATTACATGTCCTATCACTCTTAGCACCAAGAAGCTTGGAAAATTTCACTCTTTCAACAATTCTTGCACTTAG
- the LOC120077069 gene encoding lysine histidine transporter-like 8, with protein sequence MDEVTEATPTATPRVVAPPAQFHSPSLTRSPLLASDDRIETVSKTPKSSSPRPRFNITPIGSPIRRALNLTRLDPHDAWLPITESRNGNAFYAAFHTLCSGIGIQALVLPVAFTILGWAGGIISLTVAFIWQLYTLYLMVQLHESTETGLRYSRYLHLFSASFGNGLSRLLAFFPILYLSAGTCIALIIIGGSTSKTFFQIVCGTNCNANYLTPIEWYLVFTCAAVLLAPLPNLNSIAGVSLIGAITAVGYCTLIWVISVVKGRLPGVSYDPVKPPAQLERAFEALNALGIVAFAFRGHNLVLEIQGTMPSSEKHPSRVPMWRGVKFAYSLVAICLFPLAIGGYWVYGNKIPRNGGMLTALYAFHSRDTSQFLIGLTSLLVIINAVSTFQIYGMPMFDSIEACYTKRKKQACPWWLRIILRTLFGFTCFFVAIAIPFLGSLAGLIGGIALPVTFAYPCFMWLKMKKPKKYGIVWWVNWVLGVLGMGLSFAMIAAGIYVVINTGVQASFFKPH encoded by the exons ATGGATGAAGTAACAGAAGCTACGCCAACCGCCACCCCACGCGTCGTAGCTCCCCCGGCGCAGTTCCACTCGCCATCTCTAACTCGGTCGCCGTTACTCGCTAGCGACGACCGAATAGAAACGGTGAGCAAAACCCCGAAATCGTCAAGCCCTAGACCGAGATTCAATATCACTCCTATTGGAAGTCCGATTAGAAGAGCCCTAAACCTAACGAGGCTCGACCCGCACGACGCCTGGCTTCCAATCACCGAGTCGAGAAATGGCAACGCGTTCTATGCAGCCTTCCATACGCTCTGCTCGGGCATTGGAATCCAAGCCCTTGTGCTTCCCGTAGCCTTCACCATTCTTGGATG gGCTGGAGGAATTATAAGCTTGACAGTGGCTTTCATATGGCAactttatactttatatttgatgGTTCAACTTCATGAATCTACAGAAACTGGGTTGCGATATAGTAGATATCTTCATCTATTTAGCGCTTCATTTG GCAACGGGCTTTCAAGGCTATTGGCCTTCTTCCCTATCTTGTACCTATCGGCGGGAACGTGTATAGCTCTGATAATCATCGGAGGCTCAACCTCAAAGACATTCTTCCAAATCGTCTGCGGGACTAATTGCAACGCCAATTACTTGACTCCGATCGAGTGGTACTTAGTGTTCACCTGCGCCGCAGTGCTCTTGGCCCCGCTCCCCAACTTGAACTCCATTGCAGGGGTGTCGTTGATCGGAGCCATCACCGCAGTCGGCTACTGCACTTTGATATGGGTGATCTCCGTCGTGAAGGGAAGATTGCCCGGCGTCTCCTATGATCCGGTAAAGCCCCCAGCCCAATTGGAAAGGGCCTTTGAGGCTTTGAATGCTCTTGGAATCGTTGCTTTTGCTTTTAGAGGCCACAATCTCGTCCTTGAGATTCAG GGAACAATGCCATCGAGTGAAAAACACCCGTCGAGAGTGCCAATGTGGAGAGGGGTGAAGTTTGCATATTCGCTCGTAGCTATTTGTCTCTTTCCCCTCGCCATTGGAGGCTATTGGGTTTACGGTAATAAG atACCCAGAAATGGAGGGATGCTTACAGCTCTATACGCCTTCCATAGTCGCGACACGTCTCAGTTTCTCATCGGCTTAACGAGCTTGTTAGTGATAATCAACGCCGTGAGCACGTTCCAAATCTATGGCATGCCGATGTTCGACTCCATTGAAGCATGTTACACCAAGAGGAAGAAGCAAGCATGTCCATGGTGGCTAAGAATCATCTTAAGAACGCTATTCGGCTTTACATGCTTTTTCGTGGCGATAGCGATACCGTTTCTCGGGAGCTTGGCGGGGTTGATCGGCGGCATTGCGCTGCCAGTGACATTTGCTTATCCATGCTTCATGTggttgaagatgaagaagccCAAGAAATATGGAATTGTTTGGTGGGTTAATTGGGTGTTGGGAGTTTTGGGGATGGGGCTTAGTTTTGCTATGATTGCAGCTGGGATTTATGTGGTTATTAATACAGGTGTTCAAGCAAGTTTCTTCAAGCCTCACTAA